In Plectropomus leopardus isolate mb chromosome 20, YSFRI_Pleo_2.0, whole genome shotgun sequence, one DNA window encodes the following:
- the mamdc4 gene encoding apical endosomal glycoprotein: MVKRSESTSKDSPGWVQTSALIWWKRGEQKMLLWRSSAPILLLTLQFAAVSWAHQCQTPEWKCDFVCDCSDCSDEENCGYSTKEFECNFEDSGMCGWTDASINKAEYSWERSQREANTLPESGPSSDYTTGTATGWFMGVSAVKTEYLSSAVLISPKMKQTSPTCRLHLRYFLWDSGHKGLGFTPLWVSILRQDSEESVVWRPEVNSVRGWKEADIFLGRIPTTFQIRLHSQRSQGLRGDVAVDQLQFLDCALPLPFPGKECPWGMIECKREGCVELRQVCDGSDDCGDGTDEENCGYQRCDFEKDLCDLWDLSSLSDLKWVRTNQQNISVTDPLKGPGRDHSKNSVTGHFLYVTVPEGGLKNDWAAFQSHRLQPTNSSAPCKMVMYTHQFGPRSGGLTVLVADQEIYPVWERGGALGDVWVKAEVEIVTNSTFQILIMAAIRDFHYGGIAVDSILLSPECRLSSVNDTWAKFPKPPKHPCTVPEKMCDFQKDCKGAEDEAKCGDFSYAEGSSGWTDSSIGSQGWVLYENTTSGEDYLYVAEAPGQQLTEAQTRTPLLGPSGPACTLSFEYELTGNADHIGELSVRVMDSFLGMQPKLWEFSGKTGAGEGAWRHADIPIGVRKHRFQLAFEAHAVKLCCCTKIKVKNVRFIGCHANYFPSSPTALSCNFEEGLCGWYQDNTDNFDWTVIDGTDHTIGIGRSLVVDMWSPSLRGAFGRLVSYTQSPSNTDYCLSFFYKLYGPNAGALNVKLLHNDGFETVLWTRSAAHGNFWHEAHCPVPHQLTNFQLIFEAVRSGFDGRVAIDDVAFGGGPCTVPRMCSFEGQQCGYSSSGSIKWLHRSGRTATVTGPKTDHTLETELGYYMMVNTGANILSSGDAVVLTSPFRQGVVKTECVSFWYHMDGVNPGSLTLYMKPVKGERVKIFSDSLNQGDVWRHGNGNVSSTLVDWQLEFEVVGAGGKDTHVAVDDILISAHPCQDLGSKCSLERGMCSWSNTQNVKEDKLDWELTSQEAESHYPTPLEDHSLGTEKGHFLFLPSSNRTADYQNAKLLSPHLPPTKGTCLKFWAYKQYSSNSELRVWRLSEGRLLELLVVRDLGEPWRRFDVNITSTKEYQIVFDGIKGTKGFLALDDIEYTVGVNCAKQVTDTQTHSKQRDNSGGIAASIIVVLLLIATLIALLIYYLRIQQRISTLTGPSSPPSSSAGAGFSNETYEPDLTQDHVRVPHAKPSDGSWFQ, from the exons ATGGTGAAGAGGTCAGAGTCAACTAGCAAAGACTCTCCAGGTTGGGTTCAGACCTCTGCGCTGATCTGGTGGAAGAGAGGAGAACAGAAGATGTTGCTCTGGAGGAGCTCGGCGCCGATTCTGCTGTTGACTCTGCAGTTTG CGGCAGTCTCCTGGGCTCATCAGTGTCAGACTCCAGAGTGGAAATGTGACTTTGTGTGCGACTGTTCTGACTGCAGCGATGAGGAAAACTGTG GTTACAGCACGAAAGAATTTGAGTGTAACTTTGAGGATTCGGGAATGTGTGGATGGACTGATGCGTCCATCAATAAAGCAGAATACAGCTGGGAGAGAAGTCAGAGAGAAGCGAACACGCTGCCTGAAAGCGGACCGTCCTCTGACTACACCACTGGGACAGCTACAG GTTGGTTTATGGGAGTGAGTGCAGTTAAGACAGAGTATCTCAGCTCTGCAGTTTTAATCTCCCCGAAGATGAAACAGACTTCACCGACATGTCGCCTCCATCTCAGATACTTCCTGTGGGACTCAG GTCACAAAGGTTTAGGCTTCACACCCTTGTGGGTGTCCATCCTTCGCCAGGACTCTGAAGAGTCCGTAGTCTGGCGACCTGAGGTCAACAGCGTCCGTGGCTGGAAGGAGGCGGACATCTTTCTGGGCCGTATTCCCACAACCTTCCAAATCCGTCTTCACTCGCAGCGCTCCCAGGGGCTGAGAGGAGATGTGGCGGTGGACCAGCTGCAGTTTCTGGACTGTGCTCTGCCCT TGCCATTCCCAGGTAAAGAGTGTCCATGGGGGATGATCGAGTGTAAGCGTGAAGGCTGTGTTGAATTGCGGCAGGTCTGTGACGGCAGCGACGACTGTGGTGACGGGACTGATGAGGAGAACTGTG GGTACCAGCGCTGCGACTTTGAGAAGGACCTGTGTGACCTGTGGGACCTGAGCTCACTGTCCGACCTGAAATGGGTGAGGACCAATCAGCAGAATATCTCTGTCACGGACCCTCTGAAAGGACCAGGCAGGGATCACTCCAAAAACAGCGTGACAG GTCACTTCCTGTATGTCACCGTCCCCGAGGGTGGTCTCAAAAACGACTGGGCCGCTTTCCAAAGTCACCGCCTTCAGCCCACCAATAGTTCAGCTCCTTGCAAG ATGGTGATGTACACTCACCAGTTTGGGCCAAGGTCCGGCGGTCTGACGGTGCTGGTGGCAGATCAGGAGATCTACCCGGTATGGGAGAGGGGCGGCGCTCTCGGCGATGTTTGGGTGAAGGCAGAGGTGGAGATTGTCACCAACTCCACCTTCCAA ATTTTAATAATGGCAGCAATCAGGGATTTTCACTATGGAGGTATCGCCGTCGACAGCATCTTGTTGTCTCCTGAATGCCGTTTGTCATCtg TAAATGATACCTGGGCAAAATTCCCGAAGCCCCCTAAACACCCGTGCACTGTACCGGAGAAGATGTGTGATTTTCAAAAGGACTGTAAAGGAGCAGAGGATGAAGCCAAATGTG GGGATTTTTCGTACGCTGAGGGCAGCTCAGGTTGGACTGACAGTAGCATTGGGAGTCAAGGTTGGGTGCTGTATGAAAATACTACATCTGGAG AGGACTACCTGTATGTAGCCGAGGCTCCAGGCCAGCAGCTGACAGAGGCCCAGACACGGACCCCCCTCCTGGGCCCCTCGGGCCCCGCCTGCACTCTGAGCTTTGAATATGAACTCACTGGGAATGCAGATCATATTG GTGAGCTGTCCGTCAGGGTGATGGACAGCTTTCTAGGCATGCAGCCTAAGCTGTGGGAGTTCAGTGGGAAGACTGGAGCAGGGGAGGGGGCGTGGCGACATGCCGACATCCCTATTGGAGTCAGAAAACATCGCTTCCag CTGGCCTTTGAAGCTCATGCTGTGAAACTTTGTTGCTGCACtaaaattaaagtgaaaaatgttcGCTTCATCGGCTGTCATGCTAACTATTTCCCATCCTCTCCAACAG CACTGTCATGTAATTTTGAAGAAGGACTGTGTGGATGGTATCAGGACAACACTGACAACTTCGACTGGACGGTAATCGATGGGACAGATCACACCATTGGGATTG GCAGAAGCCTTGTCGTTGACATGTGGAGTCCTTCTCTGCGAGGTGCTTTTGGACGCTTGGTTTCATACACACAGTCACCAAGTAATACAGATTACTGCCTGTCCTTCTTCTACAAACTCTACGGGCCCAACGCAG GTGCTCTGAATGTGAAGCTGTTGCATAACGACGGTTTTGAGACCGTCCTCTGGACCCGCAGTGCAGCTCATGGCAACTTTTGGCACGAGGCGCACTGCCCGGTACCACACCAGCTCACTAACTTCCAG CTGATATTTGAAGCAGTTCGCTCTGGTTTTGACGGGCGCGTAGCCATTGACGACGTGGCGTTCGGGGGCGGTCCGTGCACCGTGCCGAGGATGTGTTCTTTCGAAGGCCAGCAGTGCGGGTACAGCAGCTCTGGTAGCATTAAATGGCTCCACCGCAGCGGACGCACCGCCACAGTGACGGGACCCAAAACTGACCACACTCTGGAGACTGAACTgg GTTACTACATGATGGTGAACACCGGAGCAAACATCCTTTCATCTGGTGACGCCGTAGTCCTCACCTCCCCTTTTCGCCAAGGAGTCGTCAAGACTGAGTGTGTCAGTTTCTGGTATCACATGGATGGAGTGAATCCTG GTTCTCTGACATTGTATATGAAGCCAGTCAAGGGAGAAAGGGTGAAGATCTTCTCTGACAGTCTGAACCAGGGAGACGTCTGGCGCCATGGCAACGGCAATGTCTCGAGTACCCTTGTGGACTGGCAG CTGGAGTTTGAGGTGGTCGGAGCCGGAGGCAAAGACACTCACGTTGCAGTTGATGACATCTTAATCTCAGCTCACCCATGTCAAGATTTAG GTTCGAAGTGCAGTCTGGAGAGAGGCATGTGTAGCTGGAGCAACACTCAAAACGTCAAAGAGGACAAACTGGACTGGGAGCTGACGAGTCAGGAGGCGGAGAGCCATTACCCCACTCCACTTGAAGACCACAGTCTGGGAACAGAGAAAg gtcacttcctgtttttaccGAGCAGCAACCGGACGGCAGACTATCAAAACGCGAAGTTGCTGAGCCCTCACCTGCCCCCGACCAAGGGCACCTGCCTCAAATTCTGGGCTTACAAGCAGTACTCAT cGAACAGCGAGCTGAGGGTATGGAGGCTGTCTGAAGGTCGTCTCCTTGAGCTGCTGGTGGTGAGAGATCTGGGAGAACCATGGAGACGCTTCGACGTCAACATCACATCTACAAAAGAATACCAG ATTGTATTTGACGGAATCAAAGGCACAAAAGGCTTTTTAGCTCTGGATGACATTGAGTACACCGTTGGAGTAAACTGTGCTAAACAAGTCACAGATACACAGACAC ACTCAAAACAGCGAGACAACTCAGGAGGGATCGCAGCGTCCATCATCGTGGTCCTGCTGCTGATTGCCACATTGATCGCCCTGCTGATTTACTACCTCCGAATCCAACAGAGAATCAGTACTCTGACTGGTCCATCATCACCACCTTCTTCCTCAGCTGGTGCTGGATTTAGTAATGAGACATATGAACCAGACCTCACA CAGGATCATGTGAGAGTTCCCCATGCAAAACCATCCGATGGAAGCTGGTTTCAATGA